A genomic window from Ciona intestinalis chromosome 8, KH, whole genome shotgun sequence includes:
- the LOC100183007 gene encoding probable rRNA-processing protein EBP2 isoform X2: MRKLSDAGVETNRPNDYFAEMAKKDDHMKKVGDKLLALKNRQEMTERNRNNFKLRKYGKQVQRAVTLERQMKKKETLNSIKKYRKGKTTNPDFLDETSKENGPHGKKVSQFQKLQKQNVKRNYRDQKYGFGGKKKGQKRNTNESSNNVSGFKKNVHGAKVDRDYVNFNWCKYKSEG, translated from the exons ATGAGGAAACTTAGTGATGCTGGTGTTGAGACAAATCGACCGAATGATTATTTTGCTGAGATGGCAAAAAAAGATGACCAcatgaaaaaa GTTGGCGATAAGTTGTTGGCATTAAAGAATCGACAGGAGATGACAGAAAGAAATCGCAACAACTTTAAGCTACGCAAATATGGTAAACAAGTACAGAGGGCAGTTACCCTTGAAAGGCaaatgaagaaaaaagaaacgcttaactcaattaaaaaatacagaaaag gaaaaacaacaaatcCTGATTTTCTTGATGAAACTTCTAAAGAAAACGGACCACATGGGAAAAAAGTTTCACAATTTCagaaattacaaaaacagAA TGTAAAGAGAAACTATCGTGATCAAAAATATGGTTTTGGTGGAAAGAAAAAGGGACAAAAACGAAATACTAATGAGAGTTCAAACAATGTATcagggtttaaaaaaaatgtacatgGTGCCAAG gtaGATCGggattatgtgaattttaattggtgcaaatataagagcgaggGGTGa
- the LOC100185469 gene encoding protein FAM183A-like isoform X1 produces the protein MREFDWFNCESFIATDRSTKQGGNASLGILITMAKQREKDPVNIVHQNAILCETIKKEVRNQKLYTNYSVNPFKKMYTLTGKPNSYHDSADGEEDENFLKIIHRASQEPVNKYLHPQTEAQEYGWMHKPLVRHNREDKRLNFPRQNSEITKYMDAAWRLKEQTENLQ, from the exons ATGCGAGAATTTGATTGGTTCAATTGCGAATCTTTCATAGCAACCGACCGAAGCACAAAACAAGGTGGAAATGCAAGTTTGG GTATATTAATAACAATGGCGAAGCAACGAGAAAAGGATCCTGTTAATATTGTTCATCAAAATGCAATACTCTGCGAGACCATTAAAAAGGAAGTTAGAAATCAAAAGCTGTACACGAATTACAGCGTTAatccttttaaaaaaa TGTATACACTGACTGGAAAGCCAAATTCATATCATGACTCTGCAGATGGAGAGGAAGATG aaaactttttaaagataatTCATCGAGCTTCTCAAGAAcctgtaaataaatatctcCATCCTCAAACTGAAGCACAGGAATATGGATGGATGCATAAACCATTG GTGCGTCATAACAGAGAAGACAAACGACTAAATTTCCCTCGTCAAAACTCTGAAATTACAAAATACATGGATGCTGCATGGAGACTAAAAGAACAAACTGAAAACTTGCAGTGA
- the LOC100183007 gene encoding probable rRNA-processing protein EBP2 isoform X1 — protein MRKLSDAGVETNRPNDYFAEMAKKDDHMKKVGDKLLALKNRQEMTERNRNNFKLRKYGKQVQRAVTLERQMKKKETLNSIKKYRKGKTTNPDFLDETSKENGPHGKKVSQFQKLQKQNVKRNYRDQKYGFGGKKKGQKRNTNESSNNVSGFKKNVHGAKKKNVRPGKTRRTKLKSKR, from the exons ATGAGGAAACTTAGTGATGCTGGTGTTGAGACAAATCGACCGAATGATTATTTTGCTGAGATGGCAAAAAAAGATGACCAcatgaaaaaa GTTGGCGATAAGTTGTTGGCATTAAAGAATCGACAGGAGATGACAGAAAGAAATCGCAACAACTTTAAGCTACGCAAATATGGTAAACAAGTACAGAGGGCAGTTACCCTTGAAAGGCaaatgaagaaaaaagaaacgcttaactcaattaaaaaatacagaaaag gaaaaacaacaaatcCTGATTTTCTTGATGAAACTTCTAAAGAAAACGGACCACATGGGAAAAAAGTTTCACAATTTCagaaattacaaaaacagAA TGTAAAGAGAAACTATCGTGATCAAAAATATGGTTTTGGTGGAAAGAAAAAGGGACAAAAACGAAATACTAATGAGAGTTCAAACAATGTATcagggtttaaaaaaaatgtacatgGTGCCAAG aaaaagaaTGTGCGGCCCGGAAAGACCAGAAGAACAAAACTGAAATCAAAGAGATAG
- the LOC100185469 gene encoding protein FAM183A-like isoform X2 encodes MAKQREKDPVNIVHQNAILCETIKKEVRNQKLYTNYSVNPFKKMYTLTGKPNSYHDSADGEEDENFLKIIHRASQEPVNKYLHPQTEAQEYGWMHKPLVRHNREDKRLNFPRQNSEITKYMDAAWRLKEQTENLQ; translated from the exons ATGGCGAAGCAACGAGAAAAGGATCCTGTTAATATTGTTCATCAAAATGCAATACTCTGCGAGACCATTAAAAAGGAAGTTAGAAATCAAAAGCTGTACACGAATTACAGCGTTAatccttttaaaaaaa TGTATACACTGACTGGAAAGCCAAATTCATATCATGACTCTGCAGATGGAGAGGAAGATG aaaactttttaaagataatTCATCGAGCTTCTCAAGAAcctgtaaataaatatctcCATCCTCAAACTGAAGCACAGGAATATGGATGGATGCATAAACCATTG GTGCGTCATAACAGAGAAGACAAACGACTAAATTTCCCTCGTCAAAACTCTGAAATTACAAAATACATGGATGCTGCATGGAGACTAAAAGAACAAACTGAAAACTTGCAGTGA